The DNA window TACTGGAGTGACAAGGGTTACAATAAGAAAATCAAAAAACATACTGTTTGTCATCACAAAGCCAGATGTCTACAAGAGCCCAGCATCAGATACCTATATTGTTTTCGGTGAAGCTAAGGTAAAtacaaatgtgatctaagtttACCAGTAAATTGCAAGAAAGGTGTTTTCAAATAAACAAAATGTGACTACACCTTGTTGATGACAAGGTGATCTATCAAAATTACCCCGTGCTGCAGCTGCTTTCCTAGTTTTATTTCCTCATGATCAGTTTTATTTGTACCAGTGCTAGTTCAGAATATATTGTTTGAAATTTGAAATCTTTTTGCAGCAGTTTTTTTGATATTTGGTGAAAATGGTTGTTTGCAATGGAAGCTTTGAACTTTTATTTTGTGCTTGTACCTAGATTGAGGATTTATCTCAACAAGCTCAGCTAGCTGCTGCCGAGAAATTCAAGGTACAGGGAGAATCTGTTGCCAATATCCAAGAAAACACACAGACTCCAACTGTACAGGAGGAGAGCGAAGAAGAGGAGGTATACTTTTCAGTTTGATATCCAAAACACTGCAGTCCTTAAAATTATGCAGCTTAGAACAGCACTAACTAATTTTTACCAACTTACTGCAATGGTTGGTTTTCTTGGTACTCTTGAGCTTTCCAGCAATTTCATCTAGGTGATTGCTATGTGATTGAATAGTCTGCCATGGGAATTGATGCGGTTGGCTTTTTTTCACCCACATTGCTTATGTCGGGTGAGTGGATTGTTAGAGTCTATAGTAATTGGGTAGTTGTTACCTTACTTATCTATGTGACTTGAAATCATTAATGAACTCCCAGATGGGTGTCATGCTAGTAAAACTGGCCCAATAGTTGTCTTGGGCTCCAGTAAATGATCAGGAATACAAGTATTTTTATATtaatttcagattcagtttattgtcatttagaaaccataaatgcaatgcagttaaaaaatgagacaacattcctccagaatgatatcacaaaagcatatgacaaaacagactacaccagaaaatccacataacgtttggcaatccccaatccagagtctggagaggctgctgcatattaatatcgcactaccgtcttagcgcgttccccggaaaggagctccaaatccaccagacaagaccaaaaactaaagctacaagacgtacacaaaaccacatagttacaacagtgaaaacaatagcataattaataaaaatagaccatgggcacagtaaaaatagtccaaagatgttgaaGGActtaagttcaaaagaaatcaccacacaagtttccacaagtccccagggtcctgacagactcgccatcccacgccggccgactcagcctcgcagacgcagcagacaatgaaagctccgtctaaaccagccttgcagacgcagcacacaccaaaagcaacctgaccacagcggactctgagtccgtcgaacctccgagccgacgaccatttcctccggcacagcttctccgagcaccatcctctgccgagcgtattacgacagccccgccaacggccatcggcaatgcgaccctgaggactgggggcctgttcttcccagcagagtcccagacctcgcagcagcagcaacaaagaaggtcttcctggagatttcctgatgttcctccgtgctcccacatctgttttcaatcgattatgattgcgcacagcaccccacttcacaaataacagataatcagctcaggagtggccgctgcaagctgtgtcgcgccgccatcttggaatcgTGATTTTGTAGGTGAAAGTtggttaaagtctgtcccgagccttataggctcatcaggccagtgcttatgccggtttctgtggcgtgaagagacagagtacgagactccccccccccccccccccccaccgatagGGTGCCAGTCTAtcacgaggttaacccccagcatttttgcTGGTagccattttcagctgggtagaCTGGAGCAGCGTGtggttgagtcctgatgaagggtcttggcccgaaatgtcgacagtgcttcctatagatgctgcctggcctgctgcgttccaccagcattttgtgtgtgttgattgaatttccagcatctgcagatttccttgtgtgtggttaagtgccttgctcaaggacacaatacgctgcctcggctggggctcgaactcatgaccttcagatcgctagtccaacgccttgaCCACACACCACAGGTGAAAGTGGTTGACTCTAATATTAAACCCGAGTTATACAATTTGAATTAAAACTCCTAAATAGAGCCAGGAATCTTTTAATTTTTGTCATTGCCCATGTTTTTGTTTGAAGCAGCCCATTGACACTCAATCAGAAAGATGAATGCACATTGCAGGTTTATTTTCCTGGTCTGGTAATGGAAGTGGTGTGAGTTGAGTCTAGATCAGGTgctcccaacctgaggtccatgtaCCCCTTGCTTGTGGTATTAGCTTATGGCATATaaaaagttgggaatccctggtctagATGGCAGGATATATGTGTTGGAAGGAAGAGTAAattcttttttttgcatttctttCAGGTTGATGAAACTGGTGTGGAGGTCAAGGACATAGAATTGGTCATGTCCCAAGCCAATGTGTCTAGGGCTAAGGCTGTCCGTGCAttgaaaaataataacaatgataTTGTAAATGCTATTATGGTATGTTCTGTTTTTTATCCCTCTCTTATAGTATGAAATGGGGGGAGGAAGTTGTAAAGCTGATTTCATTTAAACTTTTGTTGCTTTTGTCTGAACTTGCAACACTAGACATAGTTTTTAAGTTTGTGGTTGACTGTTGAATGTTGTCTGATTTTAATaactttttggttttttttttgcaggagtTGACGATGTAAGCTTCAGGAAATAAGTGGGTATCAGCATTTTGGTGCAGCATCAGTACATTTGTACcatttatattaataaacctgaaataaaaatgtGGCTTGAAATAGTAAATTTTGTTTAGAGTGATCTCAGTATATATGTTTAGATCCCAGCAAAGGTTCATCTTTAAGCTGGTACCTCATTTGCTTCAATTCTTTGAGAATGAACTTCCCAGGTGTTCCAGTCTGATGCTTTGCAAGTCTTTAAAGCACCACTGCGGCATTGTTCCTGTTGCTATTTATGGACTGCACGTATCATTATCAATTGCCTTCCAGTTTTAACAATGAGTTGAAATAAAATGAACACTGGTGTTAAACATGTGTGTTGATTCTCACATCACATTGGGTGTACCCATTAGTCATAGAATTGTTCATTTCAGGCCTTTTTATCCCACTGTCCATGCCAACTGTTTGCCCACATTAGCACTATCCTATGTCTTGCTTGTCTGTTCTAATACCTCCTTAATAGTATCCAATTTCACCatttctggcagtgcattcccaatattgcaaatttaaaaaaagaaacaacaaACTAACCTTGCCCAAAAATCCCCATTAAAATTTTTACCTATCGACCTGTGTTGCCATTTCAAGGAAGCTTATGGAATTGGACCCTTTGGTGTCTGTTCATAATACCATTCAGTTTGGCTTAAATGTTTGGTCCTTGTCATAGACACCTCTTTTGAGGTCTTGAAGGCATAACTATATATCACATTTGTATCACATTATGAAATAAACTGAAGGTGACTGGAACTTGACAGAACATTTATGAAAACATTTGCTCTTCAATCTCTGGACACAGTGATTTGCAGATCACCAACCAGATGCACTTGGATACTATTGGAATAGATATTGAGCTATGCAATGAATAATGTGTAAATATTTTACATTAAGTAGCTGGaagttttattttctgtgtggaGGTGGTTTTGATATGCCGGATCTATTAACCTATTTACCTTTAGCTAGTTAGGGGAAACCAGCCAACCAAAGGCAAGTGATCTGAAGTAGCATTGTTGCAGTTTTTGCCAGCTACTACTGAACTACGTAGGTTTGTGAAGGGTGGTCTGTTCGAAAAGTGCACATTCTCTTAAACAAAATGGACCCATTTCATGGTTGCAGATTAATGAGTTTGCTGTTTGATTGTAAATGCAAACGGTTGAAAAAATTCAAGCTAATGAACTTTGGGAAGCCTGCAAATGGAGAGTGCATGGCACATTTCTAGCAGCTGCATGGCGCAAAAAAGTTAAATTCTTCCTTCGGTCACAAGCTTCAACCAATTTGAGATCAGTACAGTGCCGAATTCAGGTATTAAAGTTGCTTTATCTTTAACACTTTGAGCAATTTACCAGCAAATGCTTCAGTTTCAAACTGCCATTCATTTTCACTGTGACATCTAGTTAGCAAATGACCTAACACTGACTTCAAATCTTGTACATTAAACTGTGATTTccttgtgttgaatgctgataaAAGAACATCGGAGCTGGAAATCTGGGGGAAAAAATGCAATGGAAacagcaagtctggcagcatctgtgaaaagaaagGCTTAATTTTTCAGGTTGAAGTTCTAAGGCtgcaaaggtggggagggatgtatAATACATAGAATATCTGGTAGGTTGGGCCAGGATTGCTGTGGGGGTATGTTGTTAATGGGGCAGTTaagagtttgataggtttttcCTCCCAATACAGCAGGTCAAGTTGTGTTGGAGGGGAACAAATGGTGAACATCACAATCAGGTAAGTTGCAGTTATAAATCACCAGCTCTGATGCAGAGAAAGAAAGGAAACGAGAATTTGATAACGAGTCCTGCAAACTGCAAAAAGCCCAAATGGAAGAGCAGGTGTCTTTAGATTGCTTTGGACTTTGTGATGGGGTTGGAAGCCACAGGTCAGAGAGAAATGGAAAGGATAAAAATTTGAAATGGCAGGCAACAGGAAACTCAGTCACCCTGCAAATGGAGCACAGAGCTTCACAAAGTGGTCACCTGGAGCAAGTTTGGTTTGTCTTCTGAGGAAAGCACTCTAGCATGGGAGAAGTGCAAGTAAATCACTGCTTTGGGAAGACGAGTCTGGTAgtaaacccaccccccccccccccgaccaaaATGGTCGAACTTTGAATATTGCACCAACAATTGATGCTTAAAGTGGAGTTTCTATATTGAACTGTATGGAGTTAACTCTTATTGGTAGTATTGTATGTGAATGTCCACAAGTTATGGGACTGGATTGTGCTCAATTAGCTGCCCAGGTTTACCTGGGATCTATACTAATATTACTGACCCAATACTTTTGGGTATCTGGCAATTGGACGTCAGATGATGTGCAGaagtttctccatcattttgaTGCAAGGTGCTTGAGTGGAGCTTGATTTGCgaaagctgaagggcctgtttttgttttCTAATTTATAGTCTATATTTAAACTAAAACTTAACATTGCATTTATCAATGTTTTGAAAAAAGGGAAAAGCTGTCTTCCTTCTCCAGGTTGATAATCCCTGTAGAAATAAACAGGACCTTTGATGTTTACCAGTTTTGACTCACTACTGGCACTACATCAGAGATGCTTGTGCCCAAATGTAATGGTGTGGAATTCCAGCAACTCCACTCTGCTGTGGGGTCCACGTAGAGTTCAGCTATTGTGTCCTTTAAGATTTATCGGCCAGAGCACTGATTTGGTCTTATTTACTTTGCCCCTCCCTCCATAAAAAAATACATTTGGCCAGCTTAAAATTAAAGTGTTAGCCAATTCATCAGAAACAATGCATGTGCTGCAGTCTAACTGCATACATGTAATACTTGCAATAGAACGTTAGTTCAACTTGTAGGCTACTGTGTATCGTGAGTTTGAATAGATTTAAGATGTTTCTTCAAGTTTGTGGTTTTTATGGGTATTGTGTGATAAATGTTCTCATTGATGAGTAGGATGTTGCATTGTGCCAAGAGTTGTCCACTGCATAAGCAGTCCACTGTCCCTTgagtaaaacatttttttttcatacagGCATGCAAGGTTGAGGATTATTATGACCTTGGTAAAGAGTTGACAATTAATGTAACTTTATTTTGGGAGATCAGAAGGTTGCTGGTAGCactagcatttattgcccatccctatttGTTTTTGATTGTGGTGGAGTGCTGACGTGAACCATTGCAGGACTGGTGAAGTTGCTCCCACAGTGCTATTCACTTGGCAGTTCCAGGATTTCAACTTGGAAATGCATTGTTGGCTCTTCAAGTTGGAAAGCTGTGTGATTTATGGGGGCACCACCTGCAAGTGCCTCTAAGCCTTTGCTTTTGTTCTTGGCAGAGACAGCAAATTAGATGTTAAGAGTTATCTAGGTGAGTAACTGCACTACATCTTTTTAGACAGTACATTAAGTTACTGTACTGTGGATGAGATTCTGTTTTGTACAGGCAGATTTTGCTTTTGAGTGGTCTCAAACTAGTATTGTTGGAGCTATCCTTGTCTAGCAAATGGAGAACATTCCATGCACCTGACTCACACCTGGTAGGTAGTGAAAAGGCTTTGATGTATTAGGAGTTCTATCACTTCAGGATAGTTGGCGTTTGATTCTGTCATGTATCCAGAGCGTTTATGGCTGGTCCAACTGAGTTTCTGTTCGAAGATGACTTTGATGTTGAGGGCCTCATTGTTTAAATGCCATTGGTTGTTAAAGGCAGATGATAGTCTTGTTGCAGATTCATTGTCTGGGACTTCGTAGCATGAGTGTTATTTGCCAATTATTAGTCTATGTCTGAATGTTGTCTCAGTCTTGTGAAGCATCTCATAACACTTTGTGTTTGAGCTGTTATCATCTGCATAGTCTGGTTCATTGTGATTCTGTAAGTACAGTATAACTATGTAAGGCTGTAAGTTAACTCATCTCCCATTTTGGATACTACCTCAGAAATAACTGAGGTGAAGGAGAAACCCAAGGACTCGACAGATAAATTATGAGCAAAAGGATATTAAGTCGTCTTAAAGTTCTGAGTCATCATCTATGAatggagtcaaaagagatgggggagatcataAATGGATTTTTTGTCTTTGCATCTATTTtctctggagaggacacagtccacggAAGTGAAGCGAAGtggcagtgaggtcatggaccatgtTCAGATCAGAGGTGTTTGCtttcttaaggtggataaattcccagggcctcagacatcagtagtgggtaagatattggaagattcaagat is part of the Hemitrygon akajei chromosome 18, sHemAka1.3, whole genome shotgun sequence genome and encodes:
- the naca gene encoding nascent polypeptide-associated complex subunit alpha isoform X5, with amino-acid sequence MPGEATETVPATEQEMQQPQAETGSGTESDSDESVPELEEQDTTQSATQQAQLAAAAEIDEEPVSKAKQSRSEKKARKAMSKLGLRQVTGVTRVTIRKSKNILFVITKPDVYKSPASDTYIVFGEAKIEDLSQQAQLAAAEKFKVQGESVANIQENTQTPTVQEESEEEEVDETGVEVKDIELVMSQANVSRAKAVRALKNNNNDIVNAIMELTM
- the naca gene encoding nascent polypeptide-associated complex subunit alpha isoform X4; translation: MPGEATETVPATEQEMQQPQAETAGSGAPASEAPDVPVAVQAPVSPVSPEKPVQTAGSGTESDSDESVPELEEQDTTQSATQQAQLAAAAEIDEEPVSKAKQSRSEKKARKAMSKLGLRQVTGVTRVTIRKSKNILFVITKPDVYKSPASDTYIVFGEAKIEDLSQQAQLAAAEKFKVQGESVANIQENTQTPTVQEESEEEEVDETGVEVKDIELVMSQANVSRAKAVRALKNNNNDIVNAIMELTM